A genomic region of Zea mays cultivar B73 chromosome 6, Zm-B73-REFERENCE-NAM-5.0, whole genome shotgun sequence contains the following coding sequences:
- the LOC100273043 gene encoding UDP-glycosyltransferase 73E1: MASAKQSKKTRILVIPFFASSHIGPHTDFAVRLAAARPGVVEPTVAVTPANVTVVRSALERHGPAASGTVKIVTYPFPCVDGLAPGVENLSTAGADAWRINAAAIDEALSRPAQEALLREQSPDAVVTDFHFFWNSIIAAELGLPCVVFSVIGPFSGLIMHLLSGAAVVGDGGSESESREVAVPGLPEPEIRIPVSELPEFLRRPAKGQGTLNPCNAAMARCLGVAYNTFAGLEQEYREASMRVASLKRSYFVGPVSLPLPPAAAGVTEPPCIRWLHSKPSCSVVYVCFGTYAAISGEQLRELALGLEASGKPFLWVVRAGDGWAPPDGWAERVGERGMLVRGWAPQTAVLAHPAVGAFLTHCGSSSLLEAAAAGVPMLTWPLVFDQFIEERLVTDVLGIGERVWSGARSTRYEEREVVPAEAVARAVERFLEPGGPGEAARGRARDLAVKAHAAVAEGGSSSRDLQRLIDDLVEGRAAAGVPTSPSVASVGT; the protein is encoded by the coding sequence ATGGCTTCAGCTAAGCAGAGCAAGAAGACGCGCATACTTGTGATTCCATTCTTCGCCAGCAGCCACATCGGCCCCCACACCGACTTCGCCGTCCGCCTCGCAGCGGCCCGGCCAGGAGTCGTCGAGCCCACGGTCGCCGTGACCCCGGCTAACGTCACGGTGGTTCGGTCGGCCCTCGAGCGCCACGGCCCCGCGGCGAGCGGCACGGTCAAGATCGTCACGTACCCGTTCCCGTGCGTGGACGGCCTCGCTCCGGGCGTGGAGAACCTCTCCACTGCCGGAGCCGACGCGTGGCGCATCAACGCCGCCGCCATCGACGAGGCCCTCTCGCGGCCGGCACAGGAGGCGCTCCTCAGGGAGCAGTCCCCCGACGCCGTCGTGACGGACTTCCACTTCTTCTGGAACAGCATCATCGCCGCCGAGCTGGGCCTGCCGTGCGTCGTTTTCAGTGTCATCGGCCCCTTCTCGGGGCTCATCATGCATCTCCTCAGCGGCGCCGCCGTCGTCGGTGACGGCGGCTCTGAGTCTGAGTCCCGTGAAGTTGCCGTTCCCGGGTTGCCGGAGCCGGAGATACGGATCCCCGTCAGCGAGCTGCCGGAGTTCTTGAGACGCCCAGCGAAGGGCCAAGGCACGTTGAACCCTTGCAACGCGGCGATGGCCAGGTGCCTGGGCGTCGCCTACAACACGTTCGCGGGCCTGGAGCAGGAGTACCGCGAGGCGAGCATGCGCGTCGCGTCCTTGAAGCGCAGCTACTTCGTCGGCCCCGTCTCACTGCCGCTGCCGCCGGCCGCGGCAGGCGTCACTGAGCCTCCATGCATCCGGTGGCTCCACTCCAAGCCGAGCTGCTCGGTGGTGTATGTGTGCTTCGGCACCTACGCCGCCATCTCGGGCGAGCAGCTCCGGGAGCTGGCGCTCGGGCTGGAAGCCTCGGGGAAGCCGTTCCTGTGGGTGGTCAGGGCTGGCGACGGGTGGGCGCCGCCGGACGGCTGGGCTGAGCGGGTTGGGGAGCGTGGGATGCTGGTCAGAGGATGGGCGCCGCAGACGGCGGTACTCGCCCACCCTGCGGTGGGCGCGTTCCTGACGCACTGCGGGTCGAGCTCGCTGctggaggcggcggcggccggcgTGCCGATGCTGACATGGCCGCTGGTGTTCGACCAGTTCATCGAGGAGAGGCTGGTGACGGACGTGCTCGGGATCGGGGAGCGGGTCTGGAGCGGGGCGCGGAGCACGCGGTACGAGGAGAGGGAGGTCGTGCCGGCGGAGGCCGTGGCTCGGGCAGTGGAGAGGTTCTTGGAGCCCGGTGGGCCGGGGGAGGCGGCGAGGGGCAGGGCGCGGGATCTCGCCGTCAAGGCCCACGcggccgtggcggaaggcggctcgTCGTCCCGTGATTTGCAGCGCCTCATCGACGACCTGGTCGAAGGCAGGGCGGCTGCCGGCGTGCCGACCTCGCCGTCCGTTGCATCCGTGGGAACGTGA
- the LOC100286348 gene encoding allyl alcohol dehydrogenase-like protein, with protein sequence MGLFSWWRGGRRGGAPPDQQASAVAGVVGTDVAASGTHGAVEVRRQRQAADATVFEFGSAAESGAAVTLAGYCPVSDELEPCRWELVPAAVDGAPQFRIVF encoded by the coding sequence ATGGGTCTCTTCTCGTGGTGGAGGGGAGGGCGACGCGGCGGCGCCCCGCCGGACCAGCAAGCCTCGGCGGTTGCGGGGGTCGTGGGGACCGACGTGGCAGCTTCTGGCACCCACGGGGCGGTGGAGGTGCGGCGGCAGCGGCAGGCTGCGGACGCGACGGTGTTCGAATTCGGGTCCGCGGCGGAGTCTGGCGCCGCTGTGACGCTCGCCGGCTACTGCCCCGTATCTGATGAGCTCGAGCCGTGCCGCTGGGAGCTTGTCCCGGCCGCTGTTGATGGCGCGCCGCAGTTCCGCATCGTGTTCTGA
- the LOC103630560 gene encoding scarecrow-like protein 32 has protein sequence MEQELRTGGRGGGNLRAHSSACLSGALIDGPRIQQLLLHCAAALESNDVTLAQQAMWVLNNIASSQGDPSQRLTSWLLRALVARACRLCAPPGSTTQSAAAAAAARTPAPRERAMSVTELAEYVDLMPWHRFGFTASNGAILRAVVGSAAVHVVDLSVTRCMQWPTLIDMLSKRPGGPPELRITVPSARPAVPPQLGVSDAEIGLRLANFAKSKGVQLHFSVVEGVTSPPPEKQAAALCQDLASVLSDRQALGLRDGEALVVNCQSWIRHVAPGSRDAFLGAVRALNPCLVTVTDEDADLDSPSLATRIAGCFDFHWILFDALDTSAPRDSPRRAEHEAAVGRKIEGVVGADDADGAERSESGARLAERMRRNGFVSVAFDEEAAGEVRRLLSEHATGWGMKREEDMLVLTWKGHGAVYTSAWMPN, from the coding sequence ATGGAGCAGGAGCTGAGGACCGGCGGCCGCGGCGGCGGCAACCTCAGGGCGCACAGCTCTGCCTGCCTCTCTGGCGCGCTCATCGATGGCCCGCGCATCCAGCAGCTTCTCCTCCACTGCGCCGCGGCGCTCGAGTCCAACGACGTCACGCTGGCGCAGCAGGCCATGTGGGTGCTCAACAACATCGCCTCCTCGCAGGGGGACCCCAGCCAGCGCCTCACGTCGTGGTTGCTCCGCGCGCTGGTCGCGCGCGCGTGCCGCCTGTGCGCCCCGCCCGGCAGCACTACCCagtctgccgccgccgccgcggccgctAGGACACCCGCGCCGCGGGAGCGGGCCATGTCGGTCACGGAGCTGGCCGAGTACGTCGACCTCATGCCGTGGCACCGCTTCGGCTTCACGGCCTCCAACGGCGCCATCCTCCGTGCGGTGGTGGGCAGCGCCGCGGTACACGTCGTGGACCTCAGCGTCACACGCTGCATGCAGTGGCCCACGCTCATCGACATGCTCTCGAAGCGGCCCGGGGGCCCGCCGGAGCTCCGCATCACCGTGCCTTCCGCCCGCCCCGCCGTGCCGCCGCAGCTCGGCGTGTCGGACGCGGAgatcggcctccgcctcgccaacTTCGCCAAGTCCAAAGGCGTGCAGCTGCATTTCAGCGTCGTCGAGGGCGTGACGTCGCCGCCTCCAGAGAAGCAGGCGGCGGCGCTGTGCCAGGACCTCGCGTCCGTGCTGTCCGACCGGCAGGCGCTGGGGCTACGGGACGGCGAGGCGCTCGTCGTCAACTGCCAGAGCTGGATCCGCCACGTCGCGCCGGGCTCGAGGGACGCGTTCCTCGGCGCCGTCCGCGCGCTGAACCCGTGCCTGGTCACCGTGACCGACGAGGACGCGGACCTGGACTCGCCGAGCCTGGCCACCCGTATCGCGGGCTGCTTCGACTTCCACTGGATCCTGTTCGACGCCCTGGACACGTCGGCGCCCAGGGACAGCCCGCGGCGTGCGGAGCACGAGGCGGCCGTGGGCAGGAAGATCGAGGGCGTCGTCGGCGCCGACGACGCCGACGGGGCGGAGCGCTCCGAGTCCGGCGCGAGGCTCGCCGAGAGGATGCGGAGGAACGGGTTCGTGAGCGTCGCGTTCGACGAGGAGGCCGCGGGCGAGGTGAGGCGCCTTCTGAGCGAGCACGCGACCGGGTGGGGCATGAAGCGGGAGGAGGACATGCTCGTGCTCACCTGGAAGGGCCATGGCGCCGTGTACACCAGCGCCTGGATGCCCAACTAG
- the LOC100275360 gene encoding 22.3 kDa class VI heat shock protein-like, producing MPGRRAIDVRLLPGGGDAAAAPKWRMSLLENTFSGFLQGAGADTAARAVFAEGSLFCPFLFGNFFDPADPFPLWEFESDVLLAALRRGNARTTVDWAETDCEYYLRADVPGGRRCDVEVSGDAMKVIDICGLWRAPAADGRDWRCGRWWEHGFVRRVELPEDAEWRKVEAHFDDCEGALEIKVPKTADDDDAHHATA from the exons ATGCCGGGGCGGCGGGCGATCGACGTCCGGCTGCTGCCGGGCGGCGGCGACGCCGCTGCGGCGCCCAAGTGGCGCATGTCGCTGCTGGAGAACACGTTCAGCGGGTTCCTGCAGGGCGCCGGCGCCGACACCGCGGCGAGGGCCGTGTTCGCGGAGGGGTCCCTGTTCTGCCCGTTCCTGTTCGGCAACTTCTTCGACCCGGCCGACCCGTTCCCGCTGTGGGAGTTCGAGTCCGACGTgctgctcgccgcgctccgccgcgGCAACGCCAGGACCACCGTCGACTGGGCCGAGACCGACTGCGAGTACTACCTCAGAGCCGACGTGCCAG GTGGAAGGAGATGCGACGTGGAGGTGAGCGGGGACGCGATGAAGGTGATCGACATCTGCGGGCTGTGGCGGGCGCCGGCGGCGGACGGCCGGGACTGGCGCTGCGGCCGGTGGTGGGAGCACGGCTTCGTCCGGCGGGTGGAGCTGCCGGAGGACGCGGAGTGGAGGAAAGTGGAGGCGCACTTCGACGACTGCGAGGGGGCCCTGGAGATAAAGGTCCCCAAGACCGCCGACGACGACGATGCCCACCACGCCACGGCCTGA
- the LOC100192529 gene encoding uncharacterized LOC100192529, which produces MECSRTIQSMAASTTRSPAAVDRHAVRLITRVSIAMAAVATLSLLYLLRHASIYCSPASHQPALTISLASFPRTSCDAASRRVVPPDHRLAKLRASPRWRRRAASLATSAFPPLRGLGILATPSRVLCLAAGAGHAVDAFRAAGTRDATGIDLVDFPPLVRRADPHHLPFSDGAFDLVFSDDPSATSGALFPSRLAREAERAVRRGGGIALAFDREIETAVVATLFKRSRVLDVKDVTLDGSHVRLLIMQSNGTTTDPY; this is translated from the coding sequence ATGGAGTGCAGCCGGACGATCCAATCTATGGCCGCCTCCACCACGCGCTCGCCGGCGGCGGTTGACCGGCACGCGGTACGGCTGATCACGCGCGTCTCCATAGCGATGGCCGCCGTCGCCACGCTCTCACTCTTATACCTCTTGCGCCACGCATCCATCTACTGTTCTCCCGCGTCCCACCAGCCTGCCCTCACCATCTCGCTCGCCTCATTCCCCCGCACCTCCTGCGACGCCGCCTCGCGCCGAGTGGTCCCGCCCGACCACCGCCTCGCTAAGCTCCGCGCCTCCCCGCGCTGGAGACGCCGTGCCGCCTCCCTGGCCACGTCCGCCTTCCCGCCGCTCCGCGGCCTCGGCATCCTCGCGACCCCTTCGCGCGTCCTCTGCCTCGCCGCCGGCGCCGGACACGCCGTCGACGCGTTCCGCGCAGCGGGGACCAGAGACGCCACAGGGATCGATCTCGTCGACTTCCCGCCGCTCGTCCGCCGCGCGGATCCCCACCACCTGCCGTTCTCCGACGGCGCCTTCGACCTCGTGTTCTCGGATGACCCCTCGGCGACCTCCGGCGCGCTCTTCCCGTCCCGCCTCGCGCGAGAGGCTGAGCGCGCCGTCCGCCGCGGTGGCGGCATCGCGCTTGCGTTCGACCGGGAGATCGAGACCGCCGTCGTCGCCACACTATTCAAGAGATCCCGCGTCCTGGATGTGAAGGATGTCACACTGGATGGCTCTCATGTTAGGCTACTGATCATGCAGAGTAATGGCACTACTACAGACCCATATTGA
- the LOC100275797 gene encoding uncharacterized protein, whose amino-acid sequence MASNNLLNLPPFKIALNPPPPPLPTRPSVFLAPRQIPPCRSLLRSKPPPRQGVRSSTSPQLDTANTPSPPSSRQEAVAQARSCLATALQKPLNSSIPLKRQRQPRFRAEIPVVDESPGSLARLAFDVLSGGAGASRKGAPARLLLIWPSAEALSVALREFEDQGDSATAHARLGSMAPDALGACDAAVFLATGPAQVEQVKAAAAALEPRPVVLFNPSWSFDEEGDGEKFGAGARGFVGSFDVVYSFTGLEVRGLLSKKRGVLLRCAEAGRFGGEGWVLMVENDGGASDGQEFKVVSRLKKRPTIGEVESMLYNIMAANSPVTKSARFLREIVSNVTGAKSKAQ is encoded by the coding sequence ATGGCCTCGAACAACCTCCTCAACCTTCCTCCTTTCAAGATCGCGCTCAACCCCCCGCCCCCGCCACTCCCGACGCGCCCATCGGTCTTCTTGGCACCGCGTCAGATCCCACCCTGCCGCTCTCTACTCCGCAGCAAGCCACCGCCGCGGCAAGGCGTCCGATCATCCACGTCTCCGCAGCTAGACACTGCCAACACCCCGTCGCCGCCGTCTTCGAGGCAGGAGGCCGTCGCCCAGGCACGGTCCTGCCTCGCCACGGCGCTGCAGAAGCCGCTCAACAGCTCGATCCCGCTCAAGAGGCAGCGGCAGCCGCGGTTCCGCGCGGAGATCCCCGTAGTCGACGAATCGCCGGGCTCCCTCGCGCGCCTCGCGTTCGACGTGCTCTCGGGCGGAGCAGGGGCGTCGAGGAAGGGCGCGCCGGCGAGGCTGCTGCTCATCTGGCCCTCGGCCGAGGCGCTGTCCGTGGCCTTGAGGGAGTTCGAGGACCAGGGGGACTCGGCGACGGCGCACGCCCGACTGGGCTCGATGGCGCCGGACGCGCTGGGCGCCTGCGATGCCGCGGTGTTCCTGGCCACCGGGCCGGCGCAGGTGGAGCAGGTGAAGGCCGCCGCCGCGGCGCTGGAGCCCAGGCCGGTGGTGCTGTTCAACCCGTCGTGGAGCTTCGACGAGGAGGGAGACGGGGAGAAATTCGGCGCCGGCGCGAGGGGCTTCGTGGGGTCCTTCGACGTGGTCTACTCCTTCACGGGGCTGGAGGTGCGGGGCCTGCTGAGCAAGAAGAGGGGCGTGCTGCTGCGGTGCGCCGAGGCCGGGCGGTTCGGTGGCGAGGGCTGGGTGCTCATGGTGGAGAATGACGGCGGCGCGTCGGACGGGCAGGAGTTCAAGGTCGTGTCGCGGCTTAAGAAGCGGCCGACGATCGGCGAGGTGGAGTCTATGCTGTACAACATCATGGCCGCGAACTCGCCGGTGACCAAATCGGCCAGGTTCCTCCGTGAGATTGTTTCCAATGTGACTGGAGCAAAGTCCAAGGCACAGTGA